The following coding sequences are from one Rathayibacter sp. SW19 window:
- a CDS encoding NAD(P)-binding domain-containing protein gives MSSTETSTRVVIVGAGQAGLAVAYYLRRFELEPGVDFIVYDRGPGTGGAWQLRWDALRLGSAHHVSDLPGMSELGISFDTADRTLPAKDIVAGYYRRYEEHFDLHVQRPVTVRTVFNRGADLVVGHDRGETVTRMLVNATGTWGAPFVPYLPGSDTFSGRHVHTSGYHSAEEFAGQRVVVVGGGTSAVGFLMELEGVASELTWATRRPVDFRNESELTIEGGVAAVSMQDAAARAGQALPSIVSGTGVPRTRRIVAAIGRGVLVERPMFTSVEPGGVHWPDGSFSPADAIIWATGFRPELRHLAPLKLREKAGGVTVEQGAAWQDPRIFLAGYGPTASTIGANRAGRVIARQIMGQL, from the coding sequence GTGTCTTCAACCGAAACCTCAACCCGGGTGGTGATCGTGGGGGCCGGCCAGGCGGGGCTGGCTGTCGCATACTATCTGCGACGTTTCGAGTTGGAGCCCGGGGTCGATTTCATCGTCTACGACCGAGGCCCTGGTACTGGCGGCGCGTGGCAATTGCGCTGGGATGCGCTGCGACTCGGCAGCGCGCATCATGTCAGCGATCTTCCCGGCATGTCAGAGCTCGGGATCAGTTTCGACACGGCCGATCGCACACTGCCCGCGAAGGATATCGTGGCCGGTTACTACCGACGTTACGAGGAACATTTCGACCTGCACGTGCAGCGTCCGGTCACCGTGCGCACCGTCTTCAACCGCGGCGCGGACCTCGTCGTCGGTCATGATCGTGGTGAGACCGTGACGCGCATGCTGGTGAATGCCACCGGAACCTGGGGGGCACCCTTCGTGCCGTATCTACCGGGCAGCGACACATTCTCCGGCCGGCATGTACACACGAGCGGCTATCATTCTGCGGAAGAGTTCGCCGGGCAGCGCGTCGTCGTAGTTGGCGGGGGAACGAGCGCCGTTGGTTTTCTGATGGAGCTGGAGGGCGTCGCATCCGAATTGACCTGGGCCACCCGTCGACCCGTCGACTTTCGAAATGAGTCAGAGCTCACCATCGAGGGCGGCGTCGCCGCCGTGTCGATGCAGGATGCCGCGGCTCGCGCTGGCCAGGCGCTGCCCAGCATCGTGAGTGGCACAGGCGTTCCCCGCACCCGACGAATCGTTGCGGCGATCGGTCGCGGTGTGCTGGTCGAGCGCCCGATGTTCACGAGCGTCGAGCCGGGCGGCGTGCATTGGCCGGACGGTTCATTCAGCCCGGCGGATGCGATCATCTGGGCCACCGGGTTCCGCCCCGAACTGCGACACCTCGCGCCGCTCAAACTCCGCGAGAAGGCCGGCGGCGTCACGGTCGAGCAGGGGGCTGCCTGGCAGGACCCGCGGATCTTCCTCGCCGGCTATGGCCCGACAGCCTCCACGATCGGCGCCAACAGGGCCGGGCGCGTGATTGCCCGGCAGATCATGGGCCAGCTGTAG
- a CDS encoding DUF3073 domain-containing protein has protein sequence MGRGRQKAKHTKIARELKAYSPNVNYDELERELTGHSHNDADYSKWADYEPDGDANDEFETHDQSKRA, from the coding sequence ATGGGGCGCGGCCGTCAAAAAGCTAAGCACACCAAGATCGCGCGCGAACTGAAGGCTTACAGCCCGAACGTCAACTACGACGAACTCGAGCGCGAATTGACCGGGCACTCCCACAACGACGCCGATTACTCGAAGTGGGCTGACTACGAGCCCGACGGCGACGCGAACGACGAGTTCGAGACGCACGACCAGTCCAAGCGCGCGTAG
- a CDS encoding ABC transporter ATP-binding protein, whose translation MDNTTLPASAPLAAGPARVSTTGTNTALAIDARGLTKSFGRVHAVNGINLQVAPGEIVAFLGPNGAGKTTTIDMLLGLSKPDAGSVTVYGHSPRGAIARGQVSAVLQSGGLLKDLTVRETVTLTSTFFANARPVDEVLERAGIRDIGGRMVGKCSGGQQQRLRFAMSLLSDPGLLMLDEPTTGMDVEGRRDFWGAIRQDAARGRTVVFATHYLDEADTYADRIILVRKGSIVADGTSAEIKNLASGRTVRATLHNAGQAAIAAVTGVRSVEKRGDTILVSTDDSDAVARYLLNQTQAVNLEITSHNLEDAFIALTGDDNEKQANA comes from the coding sequence ATGGACAACACAACACTCCCCGCCTCGGCGCCTCTGGCCGCCGGGCCAGCGCGCGTAAGCACGACAGGCACGAACACCGCGCTTGCCATCGACGCCCGCGGTCTGACCAAGAGCTTCGGCCGCGTGCACGCCGTCAACGGCATCAACCTGCAGGTCGCTCCGGGCGAGATCGTCGCCTTTCTCGGGCCGAACGGCGCAGGCAAGACCACCACGATCGACATGCTGCTCGGCCTCAGCAAGCCTGATGCGGGTTCTGTCACCGTGTATGGCCACTCGCCGCGCGGTGCGATCGCACGCGGTCAGGTTTCCGCGGTCCTGCAGAGCGGCGGTCTTCTGAAGGATTTGACCGTGCGCGAGACCGTCACACTCACCTCCACATTTTTCGCGAATGCGCGGCCGGTCGACGAAGTTCTCGAGCGCGCCGGCATCCGCGACATCGGCGGCCGGATGGTGGGCAAATGCTCGGGCGGCCAGCAGCAACGCCTGCGGTTCGCGATGTCGTTGCTCTCCGACCCGGGGCTGCTGATGCTCGACGAGCCGACCACCGGCATGGATGTCGAGGGTCGACGCGACTTCTGGGGTGCCATTCGCCAGGATGCGGCCCGCGGACGCACCGTCGTCTTCGCCACCCACTACCTTGACGAGGCCGACACGTATGCCGACCGCATCATCCTGGTGCGCAAAGGCTCGATCGTGGCCGACGGCACGTCTGCCGAGATCAAGAACCTCGCATCCGGTCGCACCGTGCGGGCGACCCTGCACAACGCGGGCCAGGCGGCGATCGCGGCCGTCACCGGGGTGCGTTCGGTCGAAAAGCGCGGCGACACCATTCTCGTCTCCACCGACGATTCGGATGCCGTCGCCCGCTACCTGCTGAATCAAACGCAGGCCGTGAACCTCGAAATCACCTCCCACAACCTCGAAGACGCCTTCATCGCCCTCACGGGCGACGACAACGAAAAGCAGGCCAACGCATGA
- a CDS encoding ABC transporter permease: protein MSSTSVAPNVARDRVDLDRKVPPFGGFNLTFLWIELRRKMRNRRTLIFTLVFPVAMYFLVGYPQRHVALGHTSVSQGGISVAAYIMVSMALYGAMMSATAAGGSVAVERMQGWSRQLRLTPLNPVANIATKIIAGLMLGLIAVGATYVTGALTGVAMPAADWILSGLAVWILGSLVFTALGLLVGYLVPSENAMQFVSLIVVFFSFIGGLFYPLSMMPQILQNVAAWTPVYGIGELARAPLTGDGFDMLALLNAILWLLIFTAGTVLLFRRDTKRG from the coding sequence ATGAGTTCAACATCCGTCGCACCGAACGTCGCCCGCGACCGGGTCGACCTCGACCGCAAAGTTCCGCCGTTCGGCGGTTTCAACCTGACATTCTTGTGGATCGAATTGCGCCGCAAAATGCGCAACCGCAGAACCTTGATCTTCACCCTCGTTTTTCCGGTCGCGATGTATTTCCTCGTCGGCTACCCCCAACGCCACGTCGCGCTGGGGCACACGTCGGTGTCGCAGGGCGGCATCTCCGTGGCCGCATACATCATGGTGTCGATGGCGCTCTACGGCGCGATGATGTCCGCGACGGCCGCTGGCGGATCGGTCGCCGTCGAGCGGATGCAGGGCTGGAGCAGACAGTTGCGGCTGACCCCGCTGAACCCGGTCGCGAACATCGCGACGAAGATCATCGCCGGGCTCATGCTCGGTCTGATCGCCGTCGGGGCGACATACGTCACCGGTGCGCTGACCGGCGTGGCCATGCCGGCCGCCGACTGGATCCTTTCGGGTCTCGCCGTCTGGATTCTGGGATCTCTCGTGTTCACCGCTCTCGGCCTGCTGGTCGGCTACCTGGTGCCGAGCGAGAACGCCATGCAGTTCGTCAGCCTGATCGTCGTGTTCTTCTCGTTCATCGGCGGCCTGTTCTACCCGCTCAGCATGATGCCGCAGATTCTGCAGAACGTTGCAGCGTGGACCCCGGTTTACGGCATCGGCGAGCTGGCGCGTGCCCCGCTCACCGGTGACGGCTTCGACATGCTCGCCCTGCTCAACGCCATCCTGTGGCTGCTGATCTTCACCGCGGGCACGGTGCTGCTGTTCCGTCGCGACACCAAGCGTGGCTGA
- a CDS encoding sensor histidine kinase, protein MLGTKHRPGGEPGEPPDLDSFGESLRFPEISQLPMREALLFRGARKWYLGLSFALTWLAFFAYEYFQTTSSVPLRVMAIALIVIYAAAVGVAVPLAWWLPPGKRIWVIIATWAASFMLWPIVGWHVSQTWTFVGVVIAMSMFSMRKTAALVGVLSALTVVFQYAGGVRGESLFYVAAIVASISMMMAGFARQIAAINQLRATQHELARLAVEKERGRVARDIHDILGHSLTAITVKAELAGMLIDADEGTKAGAEIAAVEELARGALADVRATVAGYRGVNIVGELANARSILASAGIDADLPTTVDSLPTRYRELAGWVVREGVTNVVRHSEAKHCRIRISPAEIEVADDGRGPAALTASTSTGLRGLGERVEAVGGSLRIGRSELGGFSLYVGMPPAHQADAA, encoded by the coding sequence ATGCTCGGCACGAAACACCGGCCAGGCGGCGAACCGGGTGAGCCGCCCGACCTCGACTCTTTCGGCGAGAGCCTGAGATTCCCGGAAATCAGCCAGCTGCCGATGCGGGAGGCACTCCTGTTCCGCGGCGCGCGCAAGTGGTATCTCGGGCTCAGCTTTGCGCTGACCTGGCTCGCTTTCTTCGCCTACGAATATTTCCAGACCACATCGAGTGTGCCGCTGCGCGTCATGGCGATCGCTCTGATCGTGATCTACGCGGCCGCCGTCGGAGTCGCCGTTCCACTTGCCTGGTGGCTGCCGCCCGGCAAGCGAATTTGGGTGATCATTGCGACGTGGGCGGCGAGTTTCATGCTCTGGCCGATTGTCGGCTGGCACGTCAGCCAGACGTGGACTTTCGTCGGGGTCGTGATCGCCATGAGCATGTTCTCAATGCGCAAGACAGCAGCCCTCGTCGGGGTGCTGAGCGCCCTCACTGTCGTGTTCCAGTATGCGGGCGGGGTGCGCGGCGAGTCGCTGTTCTACGTCGCGGCCATCGTTGCATCCATCTCGATGATGATGGCCGGATTCGCGAGGCAGATCGCCGCCATCAATCAGTTGCGTGCGACGCAACACGAGTTGGCGCGGCTCGCAGTCGAGAAGGAGCGTGGCCGGGTTGCCCGCGACATCCATGACATCCTCGGCCACTCGCTGACCGCGATCACGGTCAAAGCCGAGCTCGCCGGCATGCTCATCGATGCTGACGAGGGCACCAAGGCGGGCGCCGAGATCGCGGCAGTCGAGGAGCTGGCCCGCGGCGCGCTGGCCGACGTGCGCGCGACCGTGGCAGGCTATCGCGGCGTGAACATCGTCGGCGAGCTGGCGAACGCGCGCTCGATTCTCGCCAGCGCCGGTATCGACGCCGATCTGCCGACGACCGTCGACTCGCTGCCCACCCGGTATCGCGAACTGGCCGGCTGGGTGGTGCGCGAGGGGGTGACGAACGTGGTGCGCCACTCCGAGGCGAAGCACTGCCGCATCCGCATCTCGCCGGCCGAAATCGAGGTCGCCGACGACGGTCGCGGGCCGGCCGCTTTGACCGCGTCGACCAGTACCGGCCTGCGCGGTCTCGGAGAACGCGTCGAGGCCGTCGGGGGGTCGCTGCGGATCGGCCGATCCGAGCTCGGCGGCTTCTCACTGTACGTCGGAATGCCGCCGGCCCATCAGGCGGATGCCGCATGA
- a CDS encoding response regulator transcription factor codes for MSTEPIRLLLADDQAMVRGALATMLGLERDIEVVAEVGRGDEVLAAAMDTHPDVALLDVEMPGQDGIAAAAELRAHLPSIKVLIVTTFGRPGYLKRAMQAGASGFVVKDTPARQLAEMVRKVASGLRVIDPSLAAETLASGDSPLTDRETDVLSVARAGGTVADIARSLTLSEGTVRNYLSSAIGKTAARTRAEAVRIAEQNGWLLG; via the coding sequence ATGAGCACCGAACCGATCCGGCTTCTGCTCGCGGACGACCAGGCGATGGTGCGCGGCGCCCTTGCCACGATGCTCGGCCTCGAACGTGACATCGAAGTCGTTGCGGAGGTCGGTCGCGGAGACGAGGTGTTGGCCGCGGCGATGGACACACATCCTGATGTCGCCCTGCTCGACGTCGAGATGCCTGGGCAGGACGGCATCGCTGCCGCAGCCGAACTCCGCGCCCACCTGCCGTCCATAAAGGTGCTGATCGTGACGACGTTCGGTCGGCCCGGCTACCTGAAACGCGCCATGCAAGCCGGAGCGAGCGGGTTCGTCGTCAAAGACACCCCGGCCCGCCAGCTCGCGGAGATGGTGCGAAAGGTGGCGTCGGGGCTGCGCGTGATCGATCCGTCTCTAGCCGCTGAAACGCTGGCAAGCGGTGACTCGCCCCTGACCGATCGCGAAACGGACGTGCTCAGTGTCGCGAGAGCGGGCGGGACCGTTGCGGACATCGCGCGCAGCCTCACGCTCAGCGAGGGCACCGTGCGCAACTACCTCTCGAGCGCGATCGGCAAGACGGCGGCGCGCACGAGGGCGGAAGCTGTGAGGATCGCCGAGCAGAACGGCTGGTTGCTGGGCTGA
- a CDS encoding SPFH domain-containing protein: protein MSSVQEASQQEPAQNGRRGGRVDIHERRAWSVSGWFGVLALAVCATAAVLFGLNALPWLVTIAIVIFVIILGSLVIVQPGQTSVIQFFGRYSGTVRQTGLSWVIPLSTRRSVSVRVRNFETNRLKVNDADGNPVEIAAIVVWQVADTSKATYAVDDYRDFVSVQAESALRHTATTHPYDDAGAGGESLRGSTDLVASELAVEVAERVLLAGVEIVEVRISHLAYASEIAQAMLRRQQANAVVAARSRIVEGAVGMVEMALVRLNEGNIVELDDERKAAMVSNLMVVLCGDQPASPIVNAGSLY from the coding sequence ATGAGTTCCGTACAGGAAGCGTCGCAACAAGAACCCGCGCAAAACGGTCGACGCGGTGGCAGGGTGGACATCCACGAGCGCCGGGCGTGGTCGGTCAGCGGATGGTTCGGGGTGCTCGCGCTCGCCGTCTGCGCGACTGCCGCAGTGCTGTTCGGTTTGAATGCGTTGCCATGGCTCGTGACGATCGCCATCGTGATCTTTGTCATCATCTTGGGCTCACTCGTGATCGTGCAGCCAGGTCAGACCAGTGTCATTCAGTTCTTCGGCCGGTATTCGGGCACGGTGCGCCAGACCGGCTTGTCCTGGGTGATACCGCTGTCGACGCGACGCTCCGTCAGTGTGCGCGTGCGCAACTTCGAGACCAACCGGTTGAAGGTCAACGATGCGGACGGCAACCCGGTCGAGATCGCCGCTATTGTCGTGTGGCAGGTCGCCGACACCTCAAAGGCGACGTATGCCGTCGACGACTATCGCGATTTCGTCTCGGTGCAAGCGGAGTCCGCCCTGCGCCACACGGCGACGACGCACCCGTACGACGATGCAGGAGCAGGCGGCGAGTCGCTGCGCGGCTCGACCGACCTCGTCGCGAGTGAACTCGCGGTGGAGGTCGCAGAGCGCGTGCTGCTTGCAGGCGTGGAGATCGTTGAGGTGCGAATCAGTCACCTGGCGTACGCATCCGAGATCGCCCAAGCCATGCTGCGCCGTCAACAGGCGAACGCCGTGGTCGCGGCGCGTTCGCGCATCGTCGAGGGTGCGGTCGGCATGGTGGAGATGGCGCTCGTCCGACTCAACGAAGGCAACATCGTCGAACTCGACGACGAGCGAAAAGCGGCGATGGTCAGCAATCTGATGGTCGTGCTGTGCGGTGATCAGCCGGCCTCGCCCATAGTCAACGCCGGATCCCTGTACTAG
- a CDS encoding response regulator transcription factor, translating to MSEPIRVLLADDQALVRGALAALLELETDLHVVAQVGRGDEVLAAARTHDAQVALLDVEMPGMDGLAVARQLRQQHPQCRSLIVTTFGRPGYLRSAMEAGANGFIVKDTPASQLADAVRRVAQGLRVVDPALAAESLASGASPLTERETDVLRVVQRGGSVADIARELHLSAGTVRNHLSSAIGKTGARNRSDAAATAAEQGWLL from the coding sequence GTGAGTGAACCGATCCGGGTGCTGCTCGCTGACGATCAGGCGCTGGTGCGTGGGGCTCTCGCCGCGCTGCTCGAACTCGAGACCGATCTCCACGTGGTCGCGCAGGTCGGTCGCGGCGACGAGGTGCTGGCGGCGGCACGCACTCACGACGCGCAGGTCGCCCTGCTCGACGTCGAGATGCCGGGAATGGACGGGCTGGCGGTGGCGCGGCAACTGCGGCAGCAGCATCCGCAGTGCCGGTCGTTGATCGTCACGACGTTCGGGCGGCCAGGCTACCTGCGGAGCGCGATGGAGGCAGGTGCAAACGGATTCATTGTCAAGGACACGCCGGCGAGCCAGTTGGCCGACGCCGTTCGCCGGGTCGCGCAGGGCTTGCGCGTGGTCGATCCGGCACTTGCCGCCGAGTCGCTCGCGTCTGGCGCGTCGCCACTTACCGAGCGTGAGACCGACGTCCTGCGCGTGGTTCAGCGCGGCGGTTCGGTCGCAGACATCGCCCGGGAGCTGCATCTGTCTGCAGGCACCGTTCGCAATCACCTGTCGAGCGCGATCGGCAAGACCGGCGCCCGCAATCGATCGGATGCCGCTGCAACGGCGGCCGAGCAGGGCTGGCTTCTCTGA
- a CDS encoding sensor histidine kinase: MASIRNRNTRGWYRGAGFGLIYQVVMIISIWSSPNAYGLTQQVIATVLLVPFYIGFIFLPPMGWGEQRRIRVAILAVYWLYTGLYFPLIGADALWLWILVGAVAATLCEELVLFIPIITVLVAVPLLYGFVTDFADSTAIAAPIIFSVAVMMFGINEQIKAMRELKQAQGEVARLAVVEERARFSRDMHDVLGHSLTVVTVKSELARRLVSIDPARAEAEIADIERLSRAALTDLRAAVAGYREMTLTTELGAAQAALAAADIQAHLPANPDSVAAEVRELFGWVLREAVTNVVRHSDARNCWVQVTRTELTVDDDGHGMADATMPAMRSGSVLAGGAFTDAPGGDAVAGDAFVSGVGLLGLRERAEKADADLTVTASDHGGVRVAVRRRA; this comes from the coding sequence ATGGCGAGCATCCGCAACCGCAACACGCGCGGATGGTACCGGGGGGCAGGCTTCGGCCTGATCTACCAGGTGGTCATGATCATCTCGATCTGGAGCAGCCCGAACGCATACGGGCTGACCCAACAAGTCATCGCGACCGTGCTGCTCGTTCCGTTCTATATCGGTTTCATCTTCCTGCCTCCGATGGGGTGGGGAGAACAGCGTCGGATCCGGGTGGCGATTCTTGCCGTGTACTGGCTCTACACGGGCCTGTACTTTCCGCTGATCGGCGCGGATGCACTATGGCTGTGGATTCTGGTCGGCGCGGTCGCCGCGACACTGTGCGAAGAACTCGTGCTCTTCATCCCGATCATCACGGTGCTCGTGGCGGTGCCGCTGCTCTACGGTTTCGTCACAGACTTCGCCGATTCCACGGCGATCGCAGCGCCGATCATCTTCTCCGTTGCCGTGATGATGTTCGGCATCAATGAGCAGATCAAGGCAATGCGCGAGCTCAAGCAGGCGCAAGGAGAAGTCGCGCGGCTCGCCGTGGTCGAAGAGCGCGCCCGGTTCTCCCGAGACATGCACGACGTGCTCGGCCACTCGCTGACCGTCGTCACGGTTAAATCGGAGCTCGCCCGGCGCCTGGTATCGATCGACCCCGCGCGGGCAGAGGCAGAGATCGCCGACATCGAACGGCTCTCCCGTGCGGCGTTGACCGATTTGCGGGCGGCAGTAGCCGGCTATCGGGAGATGACGTTGACCACCGAGTTGGGCGCTGCGCAGGCGGCGCTGGCTGCCGCGGACATCCAGGCACACCTGCCCGCGAACCCCGATTCGGTGGCAGCCGAGGTGCGCGAGCTCTTCGGATGGGTGCTCCGCGAGGCGGTCACCAACGTGGTGCGGCACTCAGATGCGCGCAACTGCTGGGTGCAGGTGACGCGGACGGAACTCACTGTCGACGACGACGGACACGGCATGGCGGATGCGACGATGCCGGCCATGCGAAGCGGCTCCGTTTTGGCCGGCGGCGCGTTCACCGACGCCCCCGGCGGCGATGCCGTTGCCGGTGATGCCTTTGTCAGCGGCGTTGGCCTTCTCGGCCTGCGCGAGCGTGCGGAAAAAGCCGACGCTGACCTTACGGTAACCGCGAGTGACCATGGCGGCGTTCGGGTTGCGGTCAGGAGGCGGGCGTGA
- a CDS encoding ABC transporter permease, which produces MSIAYIGLESARQLRNVRGLIFTFAIPLMMLLIFGSAYGSGGVIDKTTGLPWVVVTTIQMAGYGGMMAALGQAFNIVTERSLGWNRQLRVTPLSGTGYLISKVVSALAVALVSIVLLIVVSVVVLGAKLSFLGWTMAALGLWIGVIPFALIAVLIGQFAKPSYAQPLFLIVFFGLAILGGLWIPLQIMPSWVSNVAQAVPSYWLNRLGQMGASVSGNALEPVLILLGWTLALAVFIAWRYKRDATRS; this is translated from the coding sequence ATGAGCATCGCCTACATCGGGCTGGAATCGGCCCGGCAACTGCGCAACGTGCGCGGCTTGATCTTCACCTTCGCCATCCCGCTGATGATGCTCTTGATCTTCGGCAGCGCATATGGCTCGGGCGGCGTCATCGACAAGACGACCGGGCTGCCGTGGGTCGTCGTGACCACAATCCAGATGGCCGGTTACGGCGGCATGATGGCTGCGCTCGGGCAGGCGTTCAACATCGTCACAGAGCGTTCGCTGGGCTGGAACCGTCAGCTGCGGGTGACGCCGCTGAGCGGAACCGGTTATCTGATCTCGAAGGTGGTGTCCGCGTTGGCCGTCGCGCTCGTGTCGATCGTGCTGCTGATCGTCGTCTCGGTGGTCGTGCTCGGGGCGAAGCTCTCCTTCCTCGGCTGGACCATGGCCGCTCTCGGGCTCTGGATCGGGGTCATCCCGTTTGCTCTGATCGCGGTGCTGATCGGCCAGTTCGCGAAGCCGTCATATGCCCAGCCGCTGTTCCTGATCGTCTTCTTCGGCCTGGCGATCCTCGGCGGCCTGTGGATACCGTTGCAGATCATGCCGAGCTGGGTCTCGAACGTGGCCCAGGCGGTTCCGTCGTATTGGCTTAACCGACTCGGCCAAATGGGGGCGAGCGTGAGCGGCAACGCGCTCGAACCCGTGCTGATTCTGCTGGGCTGGACGCTCGCGCTCGCCGTGTTCATCGCCTGGCGCTACAAGCGCGACGCTACCCGCAGTTGA
- a CDS encoding ABC transporter ATP-binding protein produces MNQTTAIQLTSLRKRFGSLAAVDGIDITIDTGEVVALLGPNGAGKSTTIDLALGLATPTAGTATLFGADPRAAITEGRVGAMLQGGALLPDMTVSQAVALVASVHKHPLTVAEALERARCSEIAKQKVSKLSGGQMQRARFAVAVVSNPELLILDEPTAAMDVEARRVFWQSMQEFTDEGRTVVFATHYLDEADTYADRIIMLSAGRIVADGTPAEVKSVVSGRRIRAGFDFDWTAEIEFELQSLPGVTSVEHRGEQLTIDSDDSDAALRTLLSNYPDLHDIEVTAHNMDDAFLALTQAAQSDQTPAGRAALAEPEPAAASAAILNGAHK; encoded by the coding sequence GTGAATCAGACAACAGCCATACAACTCACTAGCCTGCGCAAACGCTTCGGCTCGCTCGCCGCCGTAGACGGCATCGACATCACGATCGACACCGGCGAGGTCGTCGCGCTGCTCGGCCCGAACGGTGCCGGCAAGTCCACCACCATCGACCTGGCGCTCGGCCTCGCGACGCCGACCGCCGGCACAGCGACGCTGTTCGGGGCCGACCCACGCGCAGCCATCACAGAGGGTCGCGTCGGCGCCATGCTCCAGGGCGGTGCACTCCTGCCGGACATGACCGTCTCGCAAGCGGTCGCGTTGGTCGCGAGTGTGCACAAGCATCCGCTCACGGTCGCGGAAGCGCTGGAGCGAGCACGCTGCAGCGAGATCGCGAAGCAGAAGGTCAGCAAGCTTTCCGGCGGGCAGATGCAGCGCGCGCGGTTCGCAGTCGCCGTCGTGTCCAACCCCGAGCTGCTGATCCTCGACGAACCGACCGCCGCGATGGATGTCGAAGCACGCCGCGTGTTCTGGCAGTCCATGCAGGAGTTCACAGACGAGGGCCGCACCGTCGTGTTCGCGACGCACTACCTCGATGAGGCGGACACCTACGCAGACCGCATCATCATGCTCAGTGCCGGACGGATCGTTGCAGATGGTACGCCCGCCGAGGTGAAATCGGTCGTGTCGGGGCGCCGCATCCGCGCCGGCTTCGACTTCGACTGGACGGCAGAGATCGAATTCGAACTGCAGAGTCTGCCCGGCGTGACCAGCGTCGAGCATCGGGGTGAGCAGCTGACCATCGACAGCGACGATTCGGATGCTGCGCTTCGCACGCTCCTGTCGAACTACCCCGACCTGCACGATATCGAGGTCACCGCACACAACATGGACGACGCGTTCCTTGCACTGACACAAGCTGCACAATCCGACCAAACGCCGGCCGGGCGCGCGGCGTTGGCCGAACCAGAGCCCGCCGCGGCATCCGCCGCCATACTGAACGGAGCACACAAATGA